In Vicinamibacteria bacterium, the following proteins share a genomic window:
- the lptC gene encoding LPS export ABC transporter periplasmic protein LptC, which translates to MTPDATRTLRRALLGLLVVVTAAVAWSLRRPPPPPPAAGPTGTQSSGASFGGLVYRSFQEGKENYVVRARASAGQDQEGMHLQGVEVTFPRMVDGKPADSTVSSEECLYDPVRQKAFFHGHVRVVTGEGLELETESLSYRGDQGRAESKEAVRFKRNTLSGSSTGLVYQAGEGRIELLADAVLHIENGGDRPPTEIRSAYASAMRDQSAVRFDGDVQVTQDADSLRADHLTLDLTSDREAIDHALALDNVEARTGAASALPGVPSTAGRGPRILRCRRLAIWFRENRQPQEATAVRNAELEAFPGPGEPPEHRRLQAHAITFRFDEEGRLQQVEAGVGVLLSAEPIPPAQALPRTVRCESLTAIIDPLLGDLRTADFAGSVEFTQGKRRATSQTARYDQALSTLNLSLQPRLVDEEQGSDLRADGIDLGTQNGNLAARENVRHLFAGKHGPLRSGALARDTPTVIIADKLDYDGASHTARYQDNALLRSGQDETRAPLIILEEPVGAPRRLRARGGVVSVLNPHSSSTPGKPPAPVEVRGREMVYEEAKQRIVYTGEVAIRQGDIRSKSPEATVFLSPDGSAVKTVVAGEPVEVVQGERKGVGARGTYTPDTETFNLVGEKVTVNDPTQQVEGRSLTFHVGDDRILVDGREEVRTESIFKRAPPKK; encoded by the coding sequence ATGACCCCCGACGCCACGCGTACGTTGCGGAGGGCTCTCCTGGGCCTCCTGGTGGTGGTGACGGCCGCGGTGGCCTGGAGCCTGCGCCGGCCGCCGCCACCCCCTCCGGCGGCCGGTCCGACCGGCACCCAGTCCTCGGGGGCCAGCTTCGGGGGGCTCGTCTATCGGAGCTTCCAGGAAGGGAAGGAAAACTACGTCGTCCGCGCTCGGGCCAGTGCGGGTCAGGACCAAGAGGGAATGCATCTTCAAGGTGTCGAGGTGACTTTCCCCCGCATGGTCGACGGAAAGCCGGCCGACTCCACCGTCTCCTCCGAGGAGTGCCTCTACGATCCCGTCCGCCAGAAAGCGTTCTTCCACGGTCACGTGCGGGTGGTGACGGGGGAGGGGCTCGAACTGGAGACGGAGTCCTTGAGCTACCGGGGCGATCAAGGACGGGCGGAGAGCAAGGAAGCCGTCCGGTTCAAGCGCAACACCCTCTCCGGAAGCTCCACCGGCCTCGTTTATCAAGCGGGGGAGGGCCGAATCGAACTCCTGGCCGACGCCGTCCTGCACATCGAGAACGGCGGCGACCGTCCCCCCACCGAGATCCGAAGCGCCTACGCCTCCGCCATGCGTGACCAGTCCGCGGTGCGCTTCGACGGCGACGTGCAAGTCACCCAGGACGCGGACAGCCTCCGAGCCGACCACCTCACCCTCGACCTGACCTCCGACCGCGAGGCTATCGACCACGCGCTGGCCCTCGACAACGTCGAGGCGCGGACGGGCGCCGCCTCCGCGCTGCCCGGGGTTCCCTCCACCGCGGGCCGGGGCCCGCGCATCCTGCGTTGCCGCCGCCTGGCCATTTGGTTCCGCGAGAACCGTCAGCCGCAGGAGGCGACCGCGGTTCGGAACGCGGAACTCGAGGCCTTCCCCGGCCCCGGCGAGCCCCCCGAGCACCGCCGCCTCCAGGCCCACGCCATCACCTTCCGCTTCGACGAGGAAGGGCGGCTCCAGCAGGTGGAGGCCGGGGTGGGCGTGCTCCTGAGCGCGGAGCCCATTCCCCCCGCCCAGGCCCTGCCCCGCACCGTACGCTGCGAAAGCCTCACGGCCATTATCGACCCTCTTCTCGGTGACCTGCGGACGGCCGACTTCGCGGGCTCCGTGGAGTTCACGCAGGGGAAGCGGCGGGCCACCAGCCAGACCGCGCGGTACGACCAGGCCCTGTCCACCCTCAACCTCAGCCTCCAGCCCCGCCTCGTGGACGAGGAGCAGGGGAGCGATCTCCGGGCCGACGGCATCGACCTCGGCACCCAGAACGGAAACCTGGCCGCGCGTGAAAACGTGCGCCACCTCTTCGCGGGCAAGCACGGTCCCCTGCGCTCGGGCGCCCTGGCCCGCGACACCCCGACCGTGATCATCGCGGACAAACTCGACTACGACGGGGCCTCCCACACCGCCCGCTACCAGGACAATGCCCTCCTCCGCTCCGGTCAGGACGAGACCCGCGCGCCCCTGATCATCCTGGAGGAGCCGGTGGGCGCTCCGCGCCGCCTCCGCGCGCGGGGAGGGGTGGTCTCAGTCCTGAACCCGCACTCCTCCTCAACCCCGGGGAAGCCGCCCGCTCCCGTGGAGGTGCGGGGGCGGGAAATGGTCTATGAGGAAGCGAAGCAACGGATCGTCTACACCGGGGAGGTCGCCATCCGCCAGGGGGACATCCGGTCGAAGAGCCCCGAGGCCACCGTGTTCCTGTCCCCGGACGGCTCGGCCGTTAAGACGGTGGTGGCGGGGGAGCCGGTGGAGGTGGTGCAGGGGGAGCGCAAGGGTGTGGGGGCGCGTGGCACCTACACCCCGGACACCGAGACCTTCAATCTGGTCGGAGAGAAGGTGACCGTCAACGACCCCACCCAGCAGGTGGAGGGCCGATCTTTGACCTTCCATGTGGGCGACGATAGGATCCTCGTCGATGGCCGGGAGGAGGTCCGCACCGAGTCCATCTTCAAACGGGCTCCCCCGAAGAAATGA
- the lptB gene encoding LPS export ABC transporter ATP-binding protein, whose protein sequence is MTILRAAALTKSYGRRVVVGEVNLDIQNGEVVGLLGPNGAGKTTTFYMVVGLTRPDRGQVFLGDEDITALPMYLRARAGIGYLPQEASVFRRLTTEENVLAILEMLGLPASQRRPRARSLLEELGILAKARQPAYTLSGGERRRLEICRALATSPSFILLDEPFAGIDPIAVIDIQKIIAHLKDRGIGVLITDHNVRETLKITDRAYILRDGNVFRSGTPRALASDPEVRRVYLGEAFHLDDRGPEA, encoded by the coding sequence ATGACGATCCTCCGAGCCGCCGCTCTGACCAAGTCCTACGGCCGGCGCGTCGTGGTGGGAGAGGTGAACCTCGACATCCAGAACGGGGAGGTGGTGGGCCTTCTGGGCCCGAACGGAGCGGGTAAGACCACCACCTTCTACATGGTCGTGGGCCTGACCCGGCCCGACCGCGGCCAGGTCTTCCTGGGCGACGAGGACATCACCGCCCTTCCCATGTACCTGCGCGCGAGGGCGGGAATCGGCTATCTGCCCCAGGAGGCCAGCGTCTTCCGCCGGCTGACCACGGAGGAGAACGTGCTCGCCATCCTGGAGATGCTGGGCCTGCCCGCTTCCCAGCGCCGGCCGCGCGCGCGGAGCCTGCTCGAGGAGCTGGGCATCCTGGCCAAGGCCCGTCAGCCCGCCTACACCCTCTCCGGGGGGGAGCGCCGGCGGCTCGAGATCTGCCGCGCCCTGGCCACCTCCCCCTCTTTCATCCTCCTGGACGAGCCCTTTGCCGGCATAGACCCCATCGCGGTCATCGACATCCAGAAGATCATCGCCCACCTGAAGGATCGCGGGATCGGTGTCCTGATCACGGACCACAACGTCCGCGAGACCTTGAAAATCACGGACCGGGCCTATATTCTGAGGGACGGCAATGTATTCCGTTCCGGGACCCCTCGCGCGCTGGCCTCCGATCCGGAGGTACGCCGGGTTTACCTCGGCGAGGCCTTCCATCTCGACGACCGTGGCCCCGAGGCCTGA